ACCACGATATAAAAGACGGCGATTCTCTTGTCGAGGTCGGTAGCCGTCCCGGACCGAGGCCTCATGTACATCGAGATGACGGTGCCGTAGAATAAGGCGACCACCGCCAAGTGAGAGGCGCAAGTGGAAAAGGTCTTCCGCCGCCCGGAAGCCGACCGCATTTGCAAAACCGAGGACAGAATGAGACCGTACGAGGTCAGGATGACCGAAAGGGGGACCAGGAGGATCAGCACGGCTGCCCCAAAGATGACGGCCTCCGTGACCTGTGTGTCGGCACACGCGAGTTTCAGGACAACAGGCAGCTCGCAGAAGAAGTGGTTGATGTGGTTGGGGCCGCAGAAAGGGAGGCGGAGGGCACAGCCCACGTTTACTACGGAGAGGAGGAAGCCCCCTGCCCAAGCGGCTaaagccagctgcaactggcacCCCCTGCCCATGGCAATGACGTACAGCAAGGGATGGCAGATAGCCACGTAGCGATCGTAGGCCATGACACCCAGCAGAAGACCCTCAGTGCTACCGAGGGATAAAGCAATGTACATTTGTGCAGCACAACAGGCGAAGGGGATGGCTCCATTGCCCGACAGGAGGTGAGCCAGCATTTGAGGCACTGTACTGGTAACATAGCAAATTTCCAGGCCGGACAGATGTGTTAAGAAGTAGTACATTGGAGTGCGGAGGCGGGAGTCCACCTGGATCAGCACGATCACCGCAAGGTTCCCCATGACAGTAAGCAAGTAGATGAGGAGAATGACCATGAAGAGCAGAATTTGAGTCTTCCGGTGGTTGGAGAGTCCCACCAAGATGAATTCTGTGACGGAAGTGAGGTTCTCAGCCCTCATCCTGGGCTCCGGTCTGCAGAGAATGGAGAGAGGAACATTTTCTCAGAAaggggacagaagaagaagaagagtcagtttttataccctgcttttcactgctcgaaggagtctcaaagtggcttacaactctttcttgtccccacagcagacaccctgtgatggtgaggttgaaagagcttcCAACAGGACTGTTTAgtcagaacagcaatatcagggctgcgacaagcccaaagtcaccctagAAAGAAGCAATGCTCTGTTCTTTGAAACACTACATTAAAGCAGAACTGCCttctagaagcatagaa
The Paroedura picta isolate Pp20150507F chromosome 16, Ppicta_v3.0, whole genome shotgun sequence genome window above contains:
- the LOC143826600 gene encoding olfactory receptor 2D3-like, which gives rise to MRAENLTSVTEFILVGLSNHRKTQILLFMVILLIYLLTVMGNLAVIVLIQVDSRLRTPMYYFLTHLSGLEICYVTSTVPQMLAHLLSGNGAIPFACCAAQMYIALSLGSTEGLLLGVMAYDRYVAICHPLLYVIAMGRGCQLQLALAAWAGGFLLSVVNVGCALRLPFCGPNHINHFFCELPVVLKLACADTQVTEAVIFGAAVLILLVPLSVILTSYGLILSSVLQMRSASGRRKTFSTCASHLAVVALFYGTVISMYMRPRSGTATDLDKRIAVFYIVVTPLLNPIIYTLRNKEVHGAVAKVVQRWGLGPELKH